CTGGCTTATGAGAAAAGCGGCGAGACGTGCCGCGTCAGCCGGCGACAAGAGATAAAGCGGCGCCCGCGGCGCGTAATGGCGATACTTCATGCCAGGCGAACGGGGCGCGCCGCTGCCTTGCTCCCCTTCCCGCACGGGCGACACCTTTTCTATGTCTTCGCGCGTAACCGCGCCCGGGCGCAATATAACCGGCGGGGAAACCGCGCAGTCCACTACGGTCGATTCTATTCCCCACGCGGCGCTGCCGCCGTCAATTATCCCCCCGATCCTGCCCATGAGGTCGTCGGCCACAGCTTGGGCTTCGGTAGGGCTGGGGCGGCCGGAAATGTTCGCCGAAGGCGCGGCCAGCGGCGTACCGCAAATGTTTATGAACCGGGCCGCCACCGGATGCGACGGCATCCTGACCGCCACAGTATCAAGCCCCGCCGTTACGGCGTCGGGTACCTGCCGCCTTTTTTTCAAGACAAGCGTAAGTGGGCCTGGCCAGAAATTTTCAATGAATTTTTCCGCGCAATCCGGCACTTCTCGCGCCAAAAGCCTTATTTTTCCTTTGTCGGCAATGTGCAGGATGAGCGGATTGTCCGCCGGGCGCCCTTTGGCGGCAAAAATTTTTTTCACCGCCGTTTCGGACAGGCCGTCGGCGCCCAGCCCGTAAACCGTCTCCGTTGGAAACGCCACCGTGCCGCCGCCCCGGATCAGGGCGGCGGCTTCCGACAAAGCGGCGGTATTGTCTTTGCCTCGTTCCAGCCGCCAAAGCAGCGTACGCATTTAAAATCCGCCTTCCGAAACAAGCGCCGTCCGGTCAAGCCCGGCGTAATCCTTAATCACCGCGCAGCGCGCAAACCCGGCCTCTCGCGCCATGTCCGACACGGCGGCGGCCTGCGTGGAGCCAATCTCCAAAAAAATACTTCCGCCTGCCGCCAGCAGCCTTTTGCCCCGCCCCAGGATCAGCCGGTAAAAACGCAGCCCGTCCCTTCCACCGTCCAAAGCCAAAAGCGGCTCTTTCCGCACCTCACGCGACAGCGCGGCGATTTCGCCGCTCGGGACGTAAGGCGGGTTGGAAATTATCAGGTCGAATTTTTCCGCGTCCGCGCAATCAAAAAAGTCGCCGATGTCAGAATTTATAAATTCTATCCGCCCGGCCAGGGAAAACTTTTCCGCGTTTTTTTTGGCCAGCCCCAAAGCGGCCAAGGATATGTCAAGCGCCACGGCGCGCGCGTCCGGGCAGCTTCGCAATACGCTTATGGCCAATGCCCCGCTGCCTGTGCCGGCATCCAAAAACCGCGCCTTTTTCCCTCGGCAGTATTTTATCGCCGCTTCCGCCAAAAACTCCGTTTCCGGGCGCGGAATCAAAACATCCGGGCTGACGGCAAACTCCATGCCCATGAAACTCTTCCGCCCCGTTATATAGGCTATTGGCTCCCCGCCCGCCCTGCGCCTGACAAGTTCCCGGTAAGCGTCTATTTCCGCCTCTTCCAGCGGCTGGTCAAAATGAACGTAAAGATATACCCTGTCTTTCCCGAGAATGTGGCAAAGCAGCATTTCCGCGTCCAGTCGCGGGTTTTCCACGGACCGGCCAATGAAATACCGCTTTGTCAGGTCAATGAGCTCATTGATTTTTCGCGCCTGGCTTTTGCCTTTCATTATCACCGCGCCTGTTTCAGGCGTTCGCCCTGAACGGCGGCGGCCAGCCCGTCTGTCAGTTCTTTCAGGCCGCCGTTCAAAACCTCTTCCAATTTATGTAGGTTCAGGCCGATTCGATGGTCGGTTACCCGGCCTTGCGGGAAATTGTAAGTCCTTATCCTTTCGCTGCGATCGCCCGTCCCAACCTGATTTTTACGGCTCTCCGCCACCGCCGCGCGCTGGCCTTCCCGCGCCGCTTCCAAAAGTTTGGCCCTTAATACGCGCATACATTTTTCCCGGTTCTGCAGTTGGGATTTTTCATCCTGGCACTGCACAACTATTCCCGTCGGCAAGTGCGTAATCCGTACCGCCGATTCGGTCTTGTTGACATACTGGCCGCCGGCGCCGCTGGCGCAATAAGTGTCTATCCGCAAATCAACGGGGTTTATTTCCACCTCAACGTCTTCGGCTTCCGGCAAAACCGCCACAGTTACGGTCGAGGTATGTATCCGGCCGCCGGATTCAGTTTCCGGCACCCTCTGCACGCGGTGCACGCCGCTTTCGTATTTCAGCCGGCCATACGCCCCGTCCCCGTGAATCATTACAATGACTTCTTTAAAGCCGCCCAGTCCTGTGGGGTTGGCATCCATAAATTCGACGCGCCAGCCTTCGCTTTCCGCGTAACGGCTGTACATGCGGATAAGATCGCCCGCAAAAAGCGCCGCTTCGTCGCCGCCCGCGCCGCCGCGAATTTCAAGGATCGCGTTTTTTTCGTCATTTTCGTCTTTGGGCAAAAGCAACATTTTCAGTTCTTGTTCCGCCGCGCCGATCTTTTTTTTGGCCGCGTCAAACTCGTTTTGCGCCAGAGACAGCATTTCCGTGTCGGTTTCTTCTCGCAGCAGGGTTTGCGCGTCCGAAAGGTCGGCCAATATTTTTTTGTATTCGCGGAATTTTTCCACCAAATCCGTAAGACGCGCGCGTTCCCGGGTATATTTTTGCCATTCGCCCTGGCGCGCGATAACGTCCGGGTCGCTTATTTTGTTTTCCAGATCAAGATAATGATCTTCAATCGCCTGCAGTTTGCTCAACATAATCCTACCTCTTATAAATCAGCCGGCAAAACCCAGGCCCCGCCCTTCGCCGCCGGCCGCCCCTTCCGCGGCCGCCTCCGGCAAAACCGCTTCCAGGGCTTTTACCGCCACTTCTATCTGTTCGCCGGACGGCTCGCGGGTGGTCAGTTTTTGCAGCAAAAGGCCGGGCATTATCAGCAGCCTGACCAACCGATATTGGAAATTGTTTCCGGCAAAACGGATTATTTCATAACTTATGCCGGCCACCGCCGGCATCAAAAGCACCCGTGAAA
This Acidaminococcales bacterium DNA region includes the following protein-coding sequences:
- a CDS encoding threonylcarbamoyl-AMP synthase, with protein sequence MRTLLWRLERGKDNTAALSEAAALIRGGGTVAFPTETVYGLGADGLSETAVKKIFAAKGRPADNPLILHIADKGKIRLLAREVPDCAEKFIENFWPGPLTLVLKKRRQVPDAVTAGLDTVAVRMPSHPVAARFINICGTPLAAPSANISGRPSPTEAQAVADDLMGRIGGIIDGGSAAWGIESTVVDCAVSPPVILRPGAVTREDIEKVSPVREGEQGSGAPRSPGMKYRHYAPRAPLYLLSPADAARLAAFLISQGQGRSRVGVLAGRDLLDDLPAGIIGLGGWRGEQDYGLLAANLYQWLREFDRRGAELILAQPVAAAGIGRAVNNRLFKAAGGKFFVFG
- the prmC gene encoding peptide chain release factor N(5)-glutamine methyltransferase — translated: MKGKSQARKINELIDLTKRYFIGRSVENPRLDAEMLLCHILGKDRVYLYVHFDQPLEEAEIDAYRELVRRRAGGEPIAYITGRKSFMGMEFAVSPDVLIPRPETEFLAEAAIKYCRGKKARFLDAGTGSGALAISVLRSCPDARAVALDISLAALGLAKKNAEKFSLAGRIEFINSDIGDFFDCADAEKFDLIISNPPYVPSGEIAALSREVRKEPLLALDGGRDGLRFYRLILGRGKRLLAAGGSIFLEIGSTQAAAVSDMAREAGFARCAVIKDYAGLDRTALVSEGGF
- the prfA gene encoding peptide chain release factor 1, producing the protein MLSKLQAIEDHYLDLENKISDPDVIARQGEWQKYTRERARLTDLVEKFREYKKILADLSDAQTLLREETDTEMLSLAQNEFDAAKKKIGAAEQELKMLLLPKDENDEKNAILEIRGGAGGDEAALFAGDLIRMYSRYAESEGWRVEFMDANPTGLGGFKEVIVMIHGDGAYGRLKYESGVHRVQRVPETESGGRIHTSTVTVAVLPEAEDVEVEINPVDLRIDTYCASGAGGQYVNKTESAVRITHLPTGIVVQCQDEKSQLQNREKCMRVLRAKLLEAAREGQRAAVAESRKNQVGTGDRSERIRTYNFPQGRVTDHRIGLNLHKLEEVLNGGLKELTDGLAAAVQGERLKQAR